In a single window of the Streptococcus ilei genome:
- a CDS encoding acyl-ACP thioesterase domain-containing protein, whose amino-acid sequence MAKIYQYDMKVPFDMSDVNGFIKMPQLILLSLQVSGMQSMELGVSDRDLLEQRNLVWIITDYDITVHRLPVFDEQITIETQALAHNRLFCYRSFVVRDQNGEAIVEMVATFVLMDRDSRKVQSVPEEVTAPYDSPFEKKIRRGPRYPELNGAMEQDYHVRFYDLDMNGHVNNSKYLDWVFEVMGAEFLTQHIPKRVHLKYVKEVLPGGMITSSVEREGMVSNHVISSEGQIHAQALITWEEIDKETLWKNED is encoded by the coding sequence ATGGCTAAAATTTATCAGTATGACATGAAAGTTCCCTTTGATATGAGCGATGTGAATGGCTTTATCAAGATGCCACAGCTCATCCTCCTGTCCTTGCAGGTCTCAGGCATGCAGTCGATGGAGCTGGGTGTCAGTGACAGGGACCTGCTCGAACAGCGCAATCTGGTGTGGATCATCACCGACTATGACATCACGGTTCACCGCCTACCAGTCTTTGATGAGCAGATTACCATTGAGACCCAGGCCCTGGCCCACAACCGTCTCTTTTGCTACCGTTCCTTTGTCGTTAGAGACCAGAATGGGGAAGCCATCGTAGAAATGGTGGCGACTTTTGTCTTGATGGATCGGGACAGTCGTAAGGTCCAATCCGTACCAGAGGAAGTCACTGCCCCATATGACTCCCCATTTGAGAAGAAGATCCGCCGTGGTCCACGCTATCCAGAACTGAATGGAGCCATGGAGCAGGACTACCATGTGCGTTTCTATGATTTGGACATGAACGGCCATGTCAACAACAGCAAGTACCTAGACTGGGTCTTTGAAGTGATGGGAGCGGAATTCCTAACCCAGCATATCCCCAAACGGGTCCATCTTAAGTATGTCAAAGAAGTATTACCTGGAGGCATGATCACCTCTAGTGTCGAGCGAGAAGGAATGGTCAGCAACCATGTCATCTCATCAGAAGGGCAAATCCACGCCCAAGCCCTCATCACTTGGGAAGAAATAGATAAGGAAACATTATGGAAAAACGAAGATTAA
- a CDS encoding TIGR01457 family HAD-type hydrolase, giving the protein MTYKGYLIDLDGTIYKGKERIPAGEAFVHELQERQIPYLFVTNNTTRTPEMVQEMLAGQFNIETPLDTIYTATLATIDYMVDMNLGKTAYVIGDVGLKQAIAEAGFVEDTVNPAYVVVGLDWEVDYEKFSIATLAIQKGAHFIGTNPDLNIPTERGMMPGAGALNALIEAATRVKPTFIGKPNAIIMDKAIAHLGLEREEVVMVGDNYLTDIRAGIDNGIPTLLVTTGFTKPEEVPDLPLPPTHVLSSLAEWDFDA; this is encoded by the coding sequence GTGACTTATAAGGGTTATTTAATTGACTTAGATGGAACTATTTATAAAGGGAAAGAGCGGATTCCAGCTGGGGAAGCCTTTGTCCACGAATTGCAAGAGCGTCAGATCCCCTACCTCTTTGTGACCAACAATACCACGCGGACGCCAGAAATGGTCCAAGAGATGCTGGCAGGCCAATTCAACATCGAAACGCCGCTGGATACCATCTATACAGCGACACTAGCAACCATTGATTATATGGTGGATATGAATCTTGGAAAAACCGCCTATGTCATTGGAGATGTTGGCTTGAAACAAGCCATTGCTGAGGCAGGCTTCGTCGAAGATACCGTCAATCCAGCCTATGTCGTGGTGGGTCTCGACTGGGAAGTGGACTATGAGAAATTCTCTATCGCTACCTTGGCCATTCAAAAGGGAGCGCATTTTATCGGGACCAATCCTGACCTCAATATCCCGACAGAGCGGGGAATGATGCCAGGGGCGGGTGCTCTAAATGCTCTTATCGAAGCGGCAACGCGCGTGAAGCCGACCTTTATCGGTAAGCCCAATGCCATCATTATGGACAAGGCCATCGCTCACCTGGGACTAGAGCGCGAAGAAGTGGTCATGGTGGGAGACAATTACCTGACCGACATCCGAGCAGGAATTGACAATGGCATTCCTACTTTGCTGGTGACAACTGGCTTTACCAAGCCAGAAGAAGTGCCGGATCTGCCCTTGCCACCAACGCATGTCCTATCTAGCTTAGCGGAGTGGGATTTCGATGCGTGA
- a CDS encoding TIGR01906 family membrane protein: MRDRLKVTGFVLWLLATVILGTILVAWLIYPMEISWLRIQNRTGLTPAVIQKNFQVLMQYLTSPFNWKLEMPDFPSSPDGLHHFQAVKYLFHLTQILFLVLLPVAIRFIRTVMRKGYAGLYRPLFGGMVLLPIVIGGVTLFIGFDQFFTLFHQVLFVGDATWLFDPYKDPIILALPEDYFLHAFLIFFVLYEGAFGWCYGWSRKTKTVD, encoded by the coding sequence ATGCGTGATCGGTTAAAGGTAACGGGCTTTGTCCTCTGGCTCTTAGCAACAGTGATTTTAGGGACCATTCTCGTAGCCTGGTTGATTTATCCCATGGAGATTAGCTGGTTACGAATTCAAAATCGGACCGGTTTGACTCCTGCAGTCATTCAGAAGAACTTTCAAGTCCTCATGCAGTATTTGACCAGTCCTTTTAATTGGAAGCTGGAGATGCCAGATTTTCCATCCTCTCCAGATGGCCTCCATCATTTTCAAGCAGTCAAGTACCTCTTTCACCTGACTCAGATCTTGTTCCTGGTCTTGTTGCCAGTGGCTATACGATTTATTCGAACGGTCATGCGTAAAGGCTACGCAGGTCTCTATCGCCCTTTATTTGGTGGGATGGTTCTCTTGCCTATCGTCATAGGAGGAGTGACCCTATTTATTGGCTTTGATCAATTCTTTACCCTCTTTCACCAAGTCCTCTTTGTCGGAGATGCTACTTGGCTCTTTGATCCCTACAAGGATCCCATCATATTAGCTCTTCCGGAGGACTATTTCCTACATGCCTTTCTGATTTTCTTTGTTCTCTATGAGGGGGCTTTTGGATGGTGCTACGGATGGAGCCGGAAAACAAAAACAGTAGATTAG
- a CDS encoding CPBP family intramembrane glutamic endopeptidase, with product MKQFNRFLDPKKDLGSFSGMVCLYLLVMVFVSIILTFAITLFMFGRYGLEMAEKQEYVENLINGNGISYLISVSIGVFLFALYRQGSLFKGDVRQKGRKMTWQTFLVFIAFLGFAQLASSALSQLLDHMMETLGFFKPQEDMSEQLSQSWSLLLYATLIGPITEELVFRVAGLRALEKYGKVFAIVMTALAFGMFHANFDQLFFATIIGLGFGYLTFEYSIWWAIFYHIFNNLVLSQGLHYLGTHVNMNVAEWVQILVFLGGTIAFTIVLILKRKAIFHYIQENRPAPGVFQRSLYSFWFWVLVLGTTLMSLLPYLKGY from the coding sequence ATGAAACAGTTTAATCGATTTTTAGATCCCAAAAAGGATTTGGGAAGCTTTTCGGGGATGGTTTGTCTCTATCTCTTGGTCATGGTCTTTGTTAGCATCATTTTGACCTTTGCCATTACCCTCTTTATGTTTGGACGGTATGGATTGGAGATGGCAGAGAAGCAGGAGTATGTAGAAAATCTCATCAATGGGAATGGGATTAGCTACCTGATATCTGTCAGTATAGGTGTCTTCCTATTTGCCCTTTATCGGCAAGGCTCCCTCTTTAAAGGAGATGTGAGACAAAAGGGACGCAAGATGACCTGGCAGACTTTCTTAGTATTCATTGCCTTCTTGGGGTTCGCCCAATTGGCTTCTAGCGCCTTGTCTCAACTCTTAGACCACATGATGGAAACTCTAGGCTTTTTCAAGCCACAAGAGGATATGTCCGAGCAACTCAGCCAGTCTTGGAGCCTCTTGCTCTATGCGACTCTGATCGGTCCTATCACAGAGGAATTGGTTTTCCGGGTTGCTGGACTGAGAGCCTTGGAAAAGTATGGAAAAGTCTTTGCGATCGTCATGACAGCCTTGGCTTTTGGAATGTTCCATGCCAATTTTGATCAGTTGTTCTTTGCGACAATTATCGGCTTAGGCTTTGGCTACTTGACCTTCGAGTATTCGATCTGGTGGGCTATTTTCTACCATATCTTTAACAACCTGGTCCTCTCTCAAGGGCTTCATTACCTCGGTACGCATGTCAATATGAATGTAGCTGAGTGGGTTCAAATTCTGGTCTTTTTAGGTGGAACCATCGCCTTTACCATCGTCTTGATTTTAAAAAGAAAAGCTATTTTTCACTATATTCAAGAAAACCGACCAGCACCTGGTGTCTTCCAAAGAAGCTTGTATTCCTTCTGGTTCTGGGTCTTGGTCCTTGGGACAACTCTTATGTCTTTGCTTCCTTATTTAAAAGGCTATTAA
- a CDS encoding Imm6 family immunity protein, producing MENKDRGGEELYALLDDGTDDGGIFIYMQLDENEANIPSWDNISYAIGSTAKEAYSFENKAALSSPLENIDGSLLEIFIENLKEINFNFYDHVQDIKDFLARGKSPSKKEALNELKRIGLLQ from the coding sequence TTGGAGAATAAAGATAGAGGTGGAGAAGAGCTCTATGCTCTGTTGGATGATGGAACTGATGATGGTGGTATTTTCATTTATATGCAATTGGATGAAAATGAAGCGAATATCCCATCCTGGGATAATATCAGTTACGCGATAGGCTCAACTGCAAAAGAAGCTTATTCATTTGAAAATAAGGCAGCACTATCGTCTCCTTTGGAAAATATCGACGGTTCTTTGTTAGAGATTTTTATTGAGAATTTAAAAGAAATCAATTTTAATTTTTATGATCACGTTCAGGATATCAAAGACTTCCTTGCGCGTGGCAAATCACCATCTAAGAAAGAGGCCTTGAACGAATTAAAGAGAATAGGATTGTTGCAATGA
- the uvrC gene encoding excinuclease ABC subunit UvrC, whose translation MNNLIKSKLELLPTSPGCYIHKDKNGTIIYVGKAKNLRNRVRSYFRGSHDTKTEALVSEIVDFEFIVTESNIEALLLEINLIKENKPKYNIMLKDDKSYPFIKITNERYPRLIITRQVKKDGGLYFGPYPDVGAANEIKRLLDRIFPFRKCTNPHSKVCFYYHLGQCMAHTVCHKDEAYFKGMAQEVSDFLKGQDDKIIDELKLKMNTAAQNMEFERAAEYRDLIQAIGTLRTKQRVMAKDLQNRDVFGYYVDKGWMCVQVFFVRQGKLIERDVNLFPYYNDPDEDFLTYVGQFYQEKSHLIPNEILIPQDIDEEAVKALVDTKVLKPQRGEKKQLVNLAIKNARVSLEQKFNLLEKSMEKTQGAIENLGKLLQIPTPVRIESFDNSNIMGTSPVSAMVVFVNGKPSKKDYRKYKIKTVVGPDDYASMREVIRRRYSRVIRDGLTPPDLIVIDGGQGQVNIAKQVIQEELGLDIPIAGLQKNDKHQTHELLFGDPLQVIELSRTSQEFFLLQRIQDEVHRFAITFHRQLRSKNSFSSQLDGIEGLGPKRKQLLMKQFKSLTKIKEATVDEIVTVGIPRAVAEAVQAKLHQGQQEDASPLMEVAEPSQGFK comes from the coding sequence ATGAATAACTTGATTAAATCCAAGCTCGAGCTCTTGCCGACGAGTCCGGGCTGTTACATTCACAAAGATAAGAACGGTACCATCATCTATGTGGGGAAGGCCAAGAATCTTCGCAATCGGGTGCGGTCCTATTTCCGAGGGAGTCACGATACCAAGACGGAGGCGCTGGTATCTGAGATTGTGGATTTTGAATTTATCGTCACTGAGTCCAATATTGAGGCCTTGCTTCTCGAGATCAACCTCATCAAGGAGAACAAACCCAAGTACAATATCATGCTCAAGGACGATAAGTCCTATCCCTTCATCAAGATTACCAATGAGCGCTACCCGCGTCTCATCATCACGCGACAGGTCAAAAAGGATGGCGGTCTCTATTTCGGTCCCTATCCGGATGTGGGGGCGGCCAATGAGATCAAGCGACTCTTAGACCGGATTTTCCCTTTTCGCAAGTGTACCAATCCTCATTCTAAGGTCTGCTTTTATTACCATCTAGGGCAGTGTATGGCCCACACGGTATGTCACAAGGACGAGGCCTATTTCAAGGGCATGGCACAGGAAGTTTCTGATTTCCTTAAAGGGCAGGATGACAAGATTATCGATGAGCTCAAGCTCAAGATGAATACCGCTGCACAAAACATGGAATTCGAGCGGGCTGCCGAATACCGGGATCTGATCCAGGCTATCGGGACTTTGCGGACCAAACAGCGGGTCATGGCCAAGGATTTGCAGAACCGGGATGTCTTTGGTTACTACGTGGACAAGGGCTGGATGTGTGTACAGGTCTTCTTTGTTCGTCAGGGCAAGCTGATCGAGCGGGATGTCAATCTCTTCCCTTACTACAATGATCCAGACGAGGATTTCCTGACCTATGTCGGGCAGTTTTACCAGGAGAAATCTCACCTAATCCCCAATGAAATCCTGATCCCTCAAGATATCGATGAGGAAGCGGTCAAGGCTCTTGTGGATACTAAGGTCCTCAAGCCCCAGCGAGGGGAGAAGAAGCAGTTGGTCAATCTGGCCATCAAGAATGCGCGTGTCAGTCTAGAGCAGAAGTTTAATCTCCTTGAAAAATCCATGGAAAAGACACAAGGTGCTATTGAAAATCTTGGAAAACTCCTGCAAATACCAACTCCTGTGCGGATTGAGTCTTTTGATAATTCCAATATCATGGGGACCAGTCCGGTTTCTGCCATGGTGGTCTTTGTCAATGGGAAGCCAAGCAAAAAGGACTATCGCAAGTACAAGATCAAGACTGTCGTCGGGCCAGACGACTATGCCAGCATGCGGGAGGTCATTCGTAGACGCTACAGCCGGGTCATTCGGGATGGCCTGACGCCACCAGACCTAATCGTTATCGATGGGGGTCAGGGCCAGGTCAATATTGCAAAGCAAGTCATCCAAGAAGAGTTGGGACTGGACATTCCCATCGCGGGTCTGCAAAAGAATGACAAGCACCAGACCCATGAATTGCTCTTTGGCGATCCTCTCCAAGTCATCGAACTCTCTCGGACTTCTCAGGAATTCTTCCTTCTCCAGCGGATCCAGGATGAAGTTCACCGTTTTGCCATCACCTTCCACCGCCAGCTACGGTCCAAGAATTCCTTCTCCTCCCAGTTAGACGGTATCGAAGGCTTGGGTCCAAAACGCAAGCAGTTGCTGATGAAGCAATTCAAGTCACTGACCAAGATCAAAGAAGCAACTGTAGATGAGATCGTCACAGTCGGCATCCCACGGGCAGTGGCAGAGGCGGTGCAAGCCAAGCTTCATCAAGGACAGCAAGAAGATGCAAGTCCGTTGATGGAAGTGGCGGAGCCCTCCCAAGGATTTAAGTAA
- a CDS encoding metallophosphoesterase family protein produces MNHRIAILSDIHRDTTALEAVIADARAQGATEYWLLGDILLPGPGREDLFDLLDAIPITAAVRGNWDDCVLEALDGEYGLEDLQEIQMLRLIQYLMEGLDPKRIDWLRSLPLMEKKEINGIRFSLTHNLPEKNYGGDLRPANATENFDQLLDDQTDVAIYGHVHKQLLRYGSQGQHIINPGSIGMPYFDWEQLQNHRAQYALIDVEEDGVTNLQFRKVAYDYEAELQDAKDKGLPFIEMYEELRREDNYRGHNKELLASLNKKYGYDQDVKNFYDFLS; encoded by the coding sequence ATGAACCATCGTATCGCTATTTTATCTGATATCCACAGAGATACGACAGCCCTGGAGGCAGTGATTGCGGATGCGCGTGCTCAAGGCGCGACGGAATACTGGCTTTTAGGGGATATTTTGTTACCAGGTCCAGGAAGAGAGGATCTTTTTGATTTGCTGGACGCGATTCCTATTACAGCGGCTGTTCGAGGAAATTGGGACGATTGTGTCCTAGAGGCTTTGGATGGCGAGTACGGGCTTGAGGATCTGCAGGAGATCCAGATGCTTCGTCTCATTCAGTACCTCATGGAAGGACTGGATCCTAAGCGGATCGATTGGCTTCGCTCGCTTCCTCTAATGGAGAAGAAGGAGATAAACGGCATTCGCTTTTCACTGACCCACAACTTACCAGAAAAGAATTATGGTGGGGACTTGCGTCCAGCTAATGCGACGGAAAACTTTGACCAATTGCTCGATGACCAGACCGATGTGGCCATCTACGGTCATGTCCACAAGCAATTGCTTCGCTATGGTAGTCAGGGCCAGCATATCATCAATCCTGGTTCCATTGGCATGCCTTATTTTGACTGGGAACAGCTCCAAAATCATAGAGCCCAGTATGCGCTGATCGATGTTGAAGAAGATGGGGTGACCAACCTGCAATTTCGCAAGGTAGCTTACGACTATGAAGCAGAGCTCCAAGATGCCAAAGATAAGGGACTTCCCTTTATTGAGATGTACGAAGAATTGAGACGAGAGGATAATTATCGGGGCCATAACAAAGAACTCCTCGCAAGTCTTAATAAGAAGTATGGTTATGACCAAGATGTCAAGAACTTCTATGACTTTCTCTCCTAA
- a CDS encoding nitroreductase family protein — protein sequence MKFLELNKKRHTIKHFTDQPVDPKDVRTAIEIATLAPSAHNSQPWKFVVVRQKNAELAKLAYGGNYDQVMEAPVTIALFTDTDLQRRARKIARVGGVKNFTDEQLQYFMQNLPAEYARYNEQQISDYLALNAGLVAMNLVLALTDQGIGSNIILGFDKSKVNEVLEIEERFRPELLITVGYAAEKVEPSYRLPVDEIIEKR from the coding sequence ATGAAATTCCTAGAACTCAACAAAAAACGTCATACGATCAAGCATTTCACAGACCAGCCGGTCGATCCCAAGGATGTGCGGACAGCTATTGAAATTGCGACATTGGCTCCAAGTGCGCACAATAGCCAACCATGGAAATTCGTGGTCGTTCGTCAGAAAAATGCGGAATTGGCTAAACTAGCCTATGGGGGGAATTATGACCAAGTCATGGAAGCACCTGTGACCATCGCTCTCTTTACGGATACCGATTTGCAACGTCGGGCTCGGAAGATTGCGCGTGTCGGTGGGGTCAAAAACTTCACAGATGAGCAGTTGCAATACTTCATGCAAAATCTTCCCGCAGAATATGCTCGCTACAATGAACAACAGATCAGCGATTACTTGGCATTAAATGCTGGATTGGTCGCGATGAACTTGGTATTGGCCTTGACTGACCAAGGGATCGGCTCTAACATCATCCTGGGCTTTGACAAATCAAAGGTCAATGAAGTCTTGGAAATCGAAGAGCGTTTCCGTCCTGAACTCTTGATTACTGTCGGCTATGCTGCTGAGAAGGTAGAACCTAGCTACCGCTTGCCAGTAGACGAAATCATTGAAAAACGCTAA
- the pepV gene encoding dipeptidase PepV, translated as MTTIDFKAEVEKRREEMMADLFSLLEINSERDDSQADATHPYGPGPVKALEKFLEIAERDGYETTNVDNYAGHFTFGQGEEELGIFAHMDVVPAGSGWNTDPYKPEIIDGKLYARGSSDDKGPTVACYYGLKIIKDLGLPVSKRVRFVVGTDEESGWGDMDYYFKHVGLPDPDFGFSPDAEFPIINGEKGNITEYLHFGGQNTGQAHLHSFTGGLRENMVPESATALVSGQLPDLASLLEAFANEHQLRYEVATEDDGKFKFTIIGKSAHGSTPEAGINGATYLALFLNQFDFGGDAKAYLQVSASLLHEDFAGEKLGIAHTDEKMGALSMNAGVFNFDENSSDNTIALNIRYPKGTDPETIKAGLEKVEGVASVSLSAHGHTTHYVPMEDELVSTLLRVYEKQTGLKGHEQVIGGGTFGRLLKRGVAFGAMFPDYVNTMHQANEFTDVEDLYRAAAIYAEAIYELIK; from the coding sequence ATGACAACAATTGACTTTAAAGCAGAAGTAGAAAAACGTCGCGAAGAAATGATGGCTGACCTTTTCAGCCTTTTAGAAATCAACTCAGAACGGGATGATAGCCAGGCAGATGCGACTCACCCTTATGGACCTGGACCAGTCAAAGCTCTTGAGAAATTCTTGGAAATTGCTGAGCGTGATGGCTATGAAACAACCAATGTGGACAACTATGCTGGACACTTCACCTTTGGACAAGGGGAAGAAGAGCTCGGGATCTTTGCCCACATGGATGTGGTGCCTGCAGGTAGTGGCTGGAACACAGATCCATACAAACCAGAGATTATCGATGGTAAGCTTTATGCCCGTGGTTCATCAGATGATAAGGGGCCTACAGTAGCTTGTTACTACGGCTTGAAGATCATCAAGGATCTGGGATTGCCTGTATCTAAGCGCGTGCGCTTCGTAGTCGGTACAGATGAAGAATCTGGCTGGGGTGATATGGACTACTATTTCAAACATGTCGGTCTTCCTGATCCAGACTTTGGTTTCTCTCCGGATGCTGAATTCCCAATCATCAACGGAGAAAAAGGAAACATTACCGAGTACCTCCATTTTGGTGGTCAAAACACAGGTCAAGCGCATCTTCATAGCTTCACCGGTGGCCTTCGTGAAAACATGGTACCTGAGTCAGCGACAGCTCTTGTTTCAGGACAATTGCCAGATCTAGCTAGTCTCTTGGAGGCCTTTGCCAATGAACACCAACTTCGTTATGAAGTAGCAACAGAGGATGACGGTAAATTTAAGTTCACTATTATCGGGAAATCTGCCCACGGCTCTACTCCAGAAGCTGGAATCAATGGAGCGACCTACTTGGCTCTCTTCTTGAACCAGTTTGACTTCGGTGGAGATGCCAAAGCTTACTTGCAGGTGTCAGCTTCTCTTCTTCATGAAGACTTTGCTGGTGAGAAGCTTGGCATTGCCCACACGGATGAAAAGATGGGGGCTCTCAGCATGAATGCGGGTGTCTTCAACTTTGATGAAAATAGCTCAGATAACACCATCGCCTTGAACATTCGTTACCCTAAAGGAACAGATCCAGAAACCATCAAAGCTGGACTTGAAAAAGTTGAAGGAGTGGCATCCGTTAGCTTGTCAGCTCACGGCCACACCACTCACTATGTTCCAATGGAAGATGAATTGGTCTCAACGCTGTTGCGTGTCTATGAAAAACAAACCGGACTGAAAGGTCATGAGCAAGTAATCGGTGGTGGAACCTTTGGTCGTCTATTAAAACGTGGGGTTGCCTTCGGTGCCATGTTCCCAGACTATGTGAACACTATGCACCAAGCCAATGAATTTACGGATGTAGAAGATCTCTACCGTGCAGCTGCAATTTACGCAGAAGCTATCTACGAACTCATCAAATAA
- a CDS encoding uracil-DNA glycosylase family protein: MKQLEQIKKAIMADPQNKDYTDKGIEPLFAAPKTARINIIGQAPGLKTQEAGLYWKDKSGDRLREWLGVDEETFYHSGIFAVIPMDFYFPGHGKSGDLPPRKGFAEKWHPQLLKECPDIELTLLIGQYAQAYYLHEKVSGKVTERVRRYKDYLPDYFPLVHPSPRNQIWMAKNPWFEAEVVPALRSRVQQIIAEHTK; this comes from the coding sequence ATGAAGCAACTAGAGCAGATCAAAAAAGCCATCATGGCTGATCCACAAAACAAAGACTATACGGATAAGGGGATCGAGCCCTTGTTTGCGGCACCAAAGACAGCTCGAATCAATATTATCGGACAGGCACCTGGCCTTAAGACACAGGAAGCAGGCCTCTACTGGAAGGACAAGAGTGGGGACCGCTTAAGGGAATGGTTAGGAGTCGATGAAGAGACCTTCTACCATTCGGGTATATTTGCGGTCATTCCTATGGACTTTTATTTCCCAGGTCATGGCAAGTCAGGAGATCTGCCACCTCGCAAGGGCTTTGCGGAAAAGTGGCATCCTCAACTCCTCAAAGAGTGTCCAGATATTGAGTTGACCCTCTTGATTGGCCAGTACGCCCAAGCCTACTATCTTCATGAGAAGGTCAGTGGCAAGGTGACAGAGCGGGTGAGACGGTACAAGGACTACCTGCCCGACTATTTCCCTCTGGTCCACCCTTCGCCTCGCAATCAGATCTGGATGGCCAAGAATCCTTGGTTTGAGGCAGAAGTGGTGCCGGCTCTCCGGTCTCGAGTCCAGCAGATTATAGCCGAACATACAAAATAA
- a CDS encoding prolyl-tRNA synthetase associated domain-containing protein — protein sequence MDPYQKVKAKLDELGIEFDVVEHPPALTTEQADSYIEGLEGVRTKSMFLTNKKKTQYYLLIMDDQKLLDMDDFKEQVGANRIRMASAESLAEKMQLPAGTVSPFGLLNNEEKDILVYFDQDIVSEEIMTFHPNTNEKTIFIKTQDLFRFLESIDFKYEILTLP from the coding sequence ATGGATCCATATCAAAAAGTCAAAGCCAAATTGGACGAGCTCGGGATTGAATTTGATGTGGTGGAGCATCCACCAGCATTGACTACCGAGCAGGCCGATTCCTATATTGAAGGTCTCGAAGGGGTCCGGACAAAGTCCATGTTTTTGACCAACAAAAAGAAAACCCAGTACTATCTGCTCATCATGGATGATCAGAAGCTCTTGGATATGGATGACTTCAAAGAGCAAGTAGGAGCCAATCGGATCCGCATGGCTTCAGCTGAATCTCTGGCAGAAAAAATGCAATTACCAGCTGGGACAGTATCTCCATTTGGCTTGTTAAACAATGAAGAAAAAGATATTCTCGTCTATTTTGATCAGGATATTGTGTCAGAGGAAATCATGACCTTCCATCCTAACACCAATGAAAAGACCATTTTTATCAAAACCCAGGACCTATTCCGCTTTTTAGAGTCCATTGATTTTAAATACGAAATACTAACCTTGCCATAG
- a CDS encoding rhodanese-like domain-containing protein, with amino-acid sequence MKEIPFNDFLAKYQVGEIQVVDVREQEEYDALHLDGVTLLPLSVLAERYSELDKEQAYYVICKSGRRSARACQFLEEEGYDVTNVQGGMDAFE; translated from the coding sequence ATGAAAGAAATTCCATTTAATGACTTTTTAGCAAAGTACCAAGTTGGAGAGATCCAAGTCGTCGATGTCCGTGAGCAGGAGGAATACGATGCCCTTCATCTGGACGGAGTGACCTTGCTTCCCTTATCCGTGTTGGCAGAACGGTATTCAGAACTAGACAAGGAGCAAGCCTATTATGTCATCTGCAAGTCTGGCCGGCGCTCAGCCCGTGCCTGCCAATTTTTGGAAGAAGAGGGCTATGATGTGACCAACGTCCAAGGTGGCATGGATGCATTTGAATAG